Genomic segment of Candoia aspera isolate rCanAsp1 chromosome 2, rCanAsp1.hap2, whole genome shotgun sequence:
TATCAGCCCTCCATAAGCTCACTGTATCAATAAACTTGCTCATCTTATTGCAAACCACAAAATTTGCCACCTGGATCTTGCTCAGTGGATCCACCTGCACACCAGGGTCAGGAATTGCACATCCCAAATTGTGGGGGAGGAGCGGCAGCcgccctgggggtggggtgggtagcTGGTCCATCCTCCTTTCCAAGGCAGCTGCAAATTCGCCAAGGTGGGTGCAGCAACTCTGAGTTCACAGCAGCCAGTGTCTCTGGGGAGACTCATGATCAGGAGGCTGCGTGTCACGATGGCTTTGAGAGGAAGCTGGTCATGCTCCAGTTCCCCCTTGTCAGCATGAGGAACTGATACCTTCTGCAGGGAGAGGGCAGGGGGACAGGGGCTCAGGGACCTGGCTCCCTTGCACGGGCAGAGTGGGGTCGGAGGCTCGGGGACGCTCAGCCCTGCAAACTGACAAATATGGAGGAACAATGGCTCCCCCTCGTGCTCTTACGGCAGTTTCCTGGACTCACCCACCCGGACCGCTACCCCAAGCCCTGCTGTGCTTCCTTCACCCACCTTCTGCCCAGGGAAGCCTTCCAGCTGTCATCCCCCAGCAGTGCAGGTGTTCCGCtgaaacaggaaggaaaaggagagcacccccccccaccccaacatggGCTCTGAAAGCTCCAGCAGAGGGGCCAGGGCCAGGAACGTACCGATCTGCCGGCAGGAGGTAGCCTGGCTGAGATTGGCCTCCAGGCTCCTCCGCTCCACCTGCAGGACAGCCAGGCTGAGGTTGGCTTGGCTCAGTGATTGCTCCTGCCGCCGCAGCTGCTGATGGGTCCGGTTCGCAGCCACCCAGCACTCCCCCAGGGCTGCTGCACTCTCCCCCAGGGCTGCCACGGTGGAGTTGAGCTCCCCCTGGGCCCGGTGAAGCAGCTGCTGACTCTCCTCCCGGCCGACCTGCAGGGCGTAGAGTTCTTCACCCAGGACATGGTGCTTGGCCGTGTGGTCTCGGGATGCTTGTTGGAGCTGCTGCGAGGCCTGCAAGTCTGCAGAGAGGAAGCAGCTGGGGGAGTGGGTGGGGGTGAAGCTTCTCCAGGATCCTGGCTGCGGGGTGGGCCAGGCAGCGCTTGACGGGGGCTGCACCTCTCCTGGCAGCATCCCAGCCTCTGCGCAGGTGACCTGGCAGCATCCCAGCCTCTGCGCAGGTGACCAGGAGCAGGTGACTGCACACACGGAGGCTGCTCTCACTGCCCCACAGCCTTCCATGCTGGGTAGGCCGAGAGAAGCTCTGCACGAGGACCTGACCTGCCCCTCAGATGCAGAGGGGAGACACaatgttatgagtacggatggtgagcaggagggggctcctatccagtggggaaaatgcatgcgtagtttagaggctttgaactgtccttcaaagaaacccagaacagacctgccttgagtttgggagtttatctgtctgggcttcccacgctccttcagtttggtaggattgatgtcctggcttaagcaaagaccacgctgagatgaggagaatgtctctagtgtttattaaactgctatagtagacagaaaatttgtgttttcccccctggataggagccccctcctgctcaccatccgtactcataacaccCCCCCCTCCAGAAGACTCCCTTCCAGCAATCTGGGAGTCTGCCCCCTCATTTCCAGGGAATTGGAGGGGTCCAGGTTTGAGCACAAAGCCACTGTTACTCACACCGGATGCCAACTCCTATGTTGGTggccaggaggaagaggaaaacagcCAGGGCTCCCAGTGTTTGGCGGTTTGCCACTGGAAGAAAAACCCAAAGTCCTTTTTGGCATTGATACAGCCTCCCGGTCCACAGAACTGTTTCTTTCCTAGTGTGGAATAGAGTGGGGATCGCCTGGTGTCCTACTTCCCCTCTTTAATCTGCTGCCATTACGTGCCTAAAAGGAGAAAAGCTGGAATATCGTCCTGACAATGTGGGCTGTTGTATGAACCCCCATCTTTGACCTCTTGCTTGGGGTTGGTCACTCTCTCCCCAcctttccctccctgcttttccCTGCATTTTCTCTCATTTTGCCAGCTACTTTTTGTCCAAACGTCTGGCTACTTTTCCCCAGCTGAACAAAGCGGGGTGGTGctggctctgctctgctctgctctggatGGTAGAATGGGCTGGGGATGTGCCAGCTCCTGCAGCTGTCAGGCCAGAGGAGAGCCTTCGGTCTGGCCTGGGGCCAGGGCACAGCTACTCACCTGGGCTCCAGCAGTGCCGTGCAGTTGCCCAGAGAGGCAGGACTTGAGCATTCTTCAGGGAGCCGCACACCCCCTTCTCCTCCTGTGCCTGGGCTCCCTGGACATTCTCATAGGTGAGCTCCCCCTCGCCGGGCTCTGGAAGACAAGCCCAGGTCAGGCAGGAGCGGGCAGGAGGAGCCCCAGGAAGGCTGGTCAGGCTGCCCCTACCTTCCTGATGGCCCTTTTCCGGAGGGCTTCTTGCAAACCGCAGGTCAGCATAGATCACGCCCTCGGGCATCGGGAAGCGCAGCTGTGCCCAGGAGCGGCCTTGGAGCAGCAGAGGAAAGGGGACTGCAGCCGGGCGGCCAAGTCTAATCAACCCTCTCTTGCTGGGTCAGGAAGCGGAAGTTGCACTGTGGTGGGTGGGGAGCAGCCAGCTGAGCACAACCCAAGATCCCCACAGCCTCTCGGCTCCTGTGGGGCACCCAAAGGGTTTGCCCCAGCCTCGGCCTCTAGGGATGGGCCAACTGCCTGCTGCGGACTTTCCCGGCCCAGCCCAACACGAGCCCTTGATTTCCCCGCAGCGCACAGCAGCACATCTTTGCTGCCTGAACGGCAGCTACGCAAAGGTTTGGAGAGCCGATCGCTTGATTGTGTGCCGCCGTCAACTCTCAGTGACCCGAGAGACCTTCCCCGAGATCACTGTCCCcacctggcccttcagatcttccagcagTGCCTCCAtcgccaccgtaactgagtccaccctCACCCCAGCGGCTGGCcgtcctctcctctctccagacatcagagctttctccagagagccgggtctttgcataatgtgtccaaaatatggtaatttgagcctggctatttgtgcctcaagtgagaactctggactgtTTTGCTctctgatccatttgttttcctggctgtccacagTAGTCCTCTCCAGCCCCAAAGTTTACAGGTGTCAACACtgttcctctcctgcttcttcaacacCCAACCTTCACTTCCACAGAGGGTCACAGGAAATCCtgtggcttgcacgattctgcaATTTGCAGGTAGAGACAAATCATGgtatctgagtatcttttccaggGCCTCCGTGGCCTTCGTGGCCACCCTACCAAGGGCTtgtctgcagcgtatttcttggCTGCTGGCTCCCTTAATGTTGACAGTGGATCTTAAAAAAACAGACACAGTCACCACTTCAGtaccttcactgtcagttctaaggctgttGTCATTTGTTCAGTCTtagccccattttttcactgtgctgcttGCAGATCATTGCATAATCAGCAAAGTGCAGGTTGTTgatctttcttcctccagttttaaaccATGCTAATCTTCCTCCGATCCAGCTTCCCACAATATCCATTCtgcatataggctgaataaataaggggagagtggGCAGCCTtgtctttttagttcttttaaaatgtCAGTATCCTTACAGGATACCAGAAGAATTAAACTCCACCTGATCTCAGAAAGAAACCTCAAAATGACTGCTCAGGACAACAGCGTGAGGTTGAAACAGCACAT
This window contains:
- the CD72 gene encoding B-cell differentiation antigen CD72, yielding MPEGVIYADLRFARSPPEKGHQEEPGEGELTYENVQGAQAQEEKGVCGSLKNAQVLPLWATARHCWSPVANRQTLGALAVFLFLLATNIGVGIRYLQASQQLQQASRDHTAKHHVLGEELYALQVGREESQQLLHRAQGELNSTVAALGESAAALGECWVAANRTHQQLRRQEQSLSQANLSLAVLQVERRSLEANLSQATSCRQIGPPATLSSRVLPPRMDALPLEVPVGVDPKEVVAGERRALQVVVLAAARPEALVGGRAVRGRGRSVRQGEGSRVQSGPRGSAPSLHDRELERLSGGARPSPSLSPGGARGRGRKAADPPLALCRLCLLSVWRFSAPASSPEGRGACPCHEIQLH